The following coding sequences lie in one Flavobacterium sediminis genomic window:
- the hemC gene encoding hydroxymethylbilane synthase, whose amino-acid sequence MKTIRIGTRDSELALWQAHTVEKQLNDLGYKTEIVAVKSQGDIILDKPLYELGITGIFTKTLDIAMLTGQVDIAVHSMKDVPTSLPKGIVQTAVLKRANVSDILVHKGNLDLSSDNVTIATGSLRRKAQWLHRYPEHTVVDLRGNVNTRMQKLQDNEWNGAIFAAAGLERINLKPENVIDLDWMIPAPAQGAMLVVALENDPFVIEATAKLNDKETEICTYIERQFLKTLEGGCTAPIGALAKVENEYIFFEGVLFSLDGKEKYFIEKSCNFDNYNTFGENCAKEILTKGGGQLMQQLREVLKTKQK is encoded by the coding sequence TTGAAAACAATTCGAATAGGAACACGTGATAGTGAATTAGCCCTTTGGCAAGCCCATACAGTAGAAAAACAATTAAACGATCTGGGGTATAAAACAGAGATTGTAGCTGTAAAGTCACAAGGAGATATTATTTTAGATAAACCACTTTATGAATTAGGAATTACCGGAATTTTCACAAAAACACTGGATATTGCTATGCTAACCGGTCAGGTTGATATTGCCGTTCATTCTATGAAAGACGTGCCGACAAGCTTGCCGAAAGGAATTGTACAGACAGCAGTTTTAAAAAGAGCGAATGTTTCTGATATATTGGTTCATAAAGGCAATCTGGATTTATCAAGTGATAATGTCACAATAGCAACCGGGAGTTTAAGGAGAAAAGCACAATGGTTGCATCGATATCCTGAACATACAGTAGTTGATTTGAGAGGGAATGTCAATACACGCATGCAAAAATTACAGGACAACGAATGGAATGGGGCTATTTTTGCAGCAGCCGGATTAGAACGTATTAACTTAAAACCGGAAAATGTCATTGATCTGGACTGGATGATTCCGGCACCGGCACAAGGAGCTATGTTAGTCGTTGCATTAGAAAATGATCCCTTTGTAATAGAAGCTACAGCTAAACTTAATGATAAGGAAACTGAGATTTGTACGTATATCGAGCGGCAATTTCTCAAAACTTTAGAAGGAGGCTGTACCGCACCGATAGGAGCTCTGGCTAAAGTGGAAAATGAGTATATTTTTTTTGAAGGTGTTCTGTTCTCATTGGATGGTAAAGAAAAATATTTTATCGAAAAAAGTTGTAATTTTGACAATTATAATACTTTTGGCGAAAATTGTGCAAAAGAAATTTTAACCAAAGGAGGCGGTCAGTTAATGCAACAATTAAGAGAAGTATTAAAGACCAAACAAAAATAG
- the hemH gene encoding ferrochelatase, with the protein MKKGVLLINLGSPDSTSVKDVKKYLDEFLMDERVIDVPYLLRAFLVKGIILNTRPKKSAEAYKKIWWPEGSPLIVLSERLQNKVQQNVSVPVELAMRYGSPSIEKGLQELNNKGVEEVLLIPLYPQFAMATTETILVLAEKIRKKNFPNMEFTVLPAFYNQKDYIRDLSNAIKRSLESFDSDYLLFSYHGVPERHIKKSDVTQSHCKIDGTCCNTPSKAHDFCYRHQCYETTKQVAEFLGLAEGTYSTSFQSRLGKDPWLQPYTDATIDGLAQKGIKNLAVVTPAFVSDCLETLEEIGMEAAHSFKENGGENFLAIPCLNDNDDWVKTLSRWIDQWALA; encoded by the coding sequence ATGAAAAAAGGAGTTTTATTAATTAATTTAGGATCTCCGGATAGTACATCTGTAAAAGACGTAAAAAAATATCTGGACGAATTTTTAATGGATGAAAGAGTCATTGATGTCCCTTATTTATTAAGAGCTTTTTTAGTCAAAGGAATTATATTAAACACCAGACCTAAAAAATCTGCTGAGGCATACAAAAAAATATGGTGGCCGGAAGGCTCACCGTTAATCGTTCTTTCAGAAAGATTACAAAATAAAGTTCAACAAAATGTGAGTGTTCCCGTTGAACTCGCCATGCGGTACGGAAGTCCGAGTATTGAAAAGGGACTTCAGGAATTAAACAATAAAGGAGTTGAAGAAGTATTGCTTATTCCTCTGTATCCGCAGTTTGCTATGGCAACTACTGAAACAATATTAGTTTTGGCTGAAAAAATCCGTAAAAAGAATTTTCCGAATATGGAATTTACCGTTTTACCTGCTTTTTACAACCAAAAGGACTATATAAGAGATTTATCTAACGCTATAAAAAGGTCTCTTGAAAGTTTTGATTCTGATTATTTATTGTTTTCCTATCACGGTGTACCGGAACGTCATATCAAAAAATCAGATGTTACCCAATCGCATTGTAAGATAGACGGAACTTGTTGCAACACTCCATCGAAAGCTCATGACTTTTGTTATCGCCATCAGTGTTATGAAACGACGAAGCAGGTTGCAGAATTCTTGGGCTTAGCCGAAGGTACATATAGCACTTCTTTCCAATCCCGTTTAGGAAAAGATCCTTGGCTACAACCTTATACAGATGCCACAATTGACGGACTGGCACAAAAAGGGATCAAAAATCTGGCTGTAGTTACTCCTGCGTTTGTTTCAGATTGTTTGGAAACCTTAGAAGAGATAGGAATGGAAGCTGCTCATAGCTTTAAAGAAAACGGAGGCGAAAACTTTTTAGCTATTCCGTGTCTTAATGATAATGACGACTGGGTGAAAACCTTAAGTCGATGGATCGATCAATGGGCTTTAGCATAA
- a CDS encoding potassium channel family protein encodes MKIIVFGLGNFGMSLSLSLTETGNEVIGIDKNMEKVNLVKDKISHAICMDSTNELAYEAVPLKDSDKVVVAIGENEGAAIITTAIIKKLSDVKIISRALSPIHDTVLEAMGIQNIIHPEQDSADRLTKQINFKSTLENYQLDDNFTISEVLAKPEFFNRTVEELDTVDKYHLTLITIIRKREKRNLIGKKNIIKESIGRPNSDTKIEPGDILVVYGNNKDIEHYCLGQEEHEIRK; translated from the coding sequence ATGAAAATCATTGTTTTTGGTTTAGGAAATTTCGGTATGTCTTTGTCTTTAAGTTTGACGGAAACCGGAAATGAAGTGATAGGGATTGACAAAAACATGGAAAAAGTGAATCTTGTAAAAGATAAAATTTCTCATGCTATTTGTATGGACTCTACTAATGAATTGGCTTATGAAGCAGTTCCTTTGAAAGATTCGGACAAAGTTGTCGTTGCGATAGGAGAAAATGAAGGAGCAGCAATCATTACAACGGCAATCATTAAAAAGCTAAGCGATGTAAAGATCATAAGCCGCGCATTATCGCCTATTCACGATACGGTTTTGGAAGCAATGGGAATTCAGAATATCATTCATCCGGAACAGGATAGTGCCGACCGCTTGACAAAGCAGATCAATTTTAAGTCAACATTAGAAAACTATCAGCTCGATGATAATTTTACGATTTCAGAAGTATTGGCAAAACCGGAATTTTTCAACAGAACGGTAGAAGAACTGGATACAGTGGACAAATACCATTTGACATTGATCACCATTATACGTAAAAGAGAAAAACGAAATTTAATCGGGAAAAAGAATATCATTAAAGAGTCTATCGGCAGGCCTAATTCTGACACTAAAATAGAACCCGGAGATATTCTGGTAGTTTACGGAAACAATAAAGACATCGAACATTATTGTTTAGGACAGGAAGAGCACGAGATCAGAAAATAA
- a CDS encoding enoyl-CoA hydratase/isomerase family protein, translated as MENILIDIQDHVAVVTINRPTKLNALNKSTIEELHQAFAKLSTDETVKSVIVTGSGEKAFVAGADISEFANFSVEEGGKLAAKGQELLFDYVQNLNKPVIAAVNGFALGGGLELAMACHFRIASDNAKMGLPEVTLGVIPGYGGTQRLAQLVGKGRAMEMIMTAGMIDANTALNYGLVNHVVTQAELLDFAKGIAQKINKNSGVAIAKAIEAINANYQDGVNGFEIEINNFGACFGTEDFKEGTTAFLEKRKANFPGK; from the coding sequence ATGGAAAATATTTTAATTGACATTCAAGACCATGTCGCTGTTGTTACGATCAACCGCCCAACAAAACTTAATGCTCTTAATAAAAGTACTATTGAAGAATTACACCAAGCCTTTGCAAAACTTTCTACTGATGAAACTGTTAAATCCGTTATTGTAACCGGAAGTGGTGAAAAAGCTTTTGTGGCAGGAGCTGATATTTCGGAATTTGCTAATTTTAGTGTAGAAGAAGGCGGAAAACTTGCCGCCAAAGGTCAGGAATTACTTTTTGACTATGTACAAAATCTTAACAAACCGGTAATTGCTGCTGTCAATGGTTTTGCTTTAGGAGGTGGATTAGAGTTAGCAATGGCTTGTCATTTCCGTATCGCATCAGATAACGCAAAAATGGGCTTACCCGAAGTAACTTTAGGTGTTATTCCAGGTTATGGAGGAACGCAACGTCTGGCACAATTAGTTGGAAAAGGAAGAGCAATGGAAATGATCATGACAGCCGGAATGATCGATGCTAATACGGCGCTAAATTACGGACTCGTAAATCATGTAGTTACACAAGCCGAATTACTGGATTTTGCCAAAGGAATTGCTCAAAAGATAAATAAAAATTCAGGAGTGGCTATTGCTAAAGCTATTGAAGCTATAAACGCCAACTATCAGGATGGTGTAAACGGTTTTGAAATAGAAATCAACAACTTCGGAGCTTGTTTCGGTACTGAAGATTTTAAAGAAGGTACAACCGCTTTCTTAGAAAAACGCAAAGCTAATTTTCCGGGAAAATAA
- a CDS encoding MATE family efflux transporter, producing MAITSDELGTLDIKKLLLKQSIPASIGILFMSLNILIDTIFVGQWIGSLAIAAVSVVLPFTFLISSLGMAIGVGGSSIISRALGAKEPEKARNTFGNQLTMTLVLAVVSVTIGYLFSDKVLVLFGANGAILKPAREFYFPVLFGVPFLALCMTGNTVIRAEGKPKFAMYAMLIPAFGNLILDILFIKVLNYGIFGAALATSISYFLCFIFILWFFIAKSEIRISTSHLILKGKIVQEISSLGFVTFARQGVVSLLAIIVNTTLFVHSGEAGVTIYGIINRMLMFALFPILGITQGFLPVAGYNFGAQQFARVKQSIYYSVISASVLASIIFLGIFVFSESIIRIFTTDETIIHSSSDALRWVFAVTPIIAIQLIGAAYFQAIGKAIPALLLTLTKQGFFLIPLVLILPKYFDTFGVWLAFPISDFLATIVTGYFLRKEIIATLNKS from the coding sequence ATGGCAATAACTTCTGACGAATTAGGTACATTAGATATTAAAAAACTTTTATTGAAGCAATCTATTCCGGCATCAATAGGGATTTTATTTATGTCATTGAATATCTTAATTGATACCATTTTTGTAGGACAATGGATAGGTTCATTAGCAATTGCTGCGGTTTCCGTTGTATTACCTTTTACCTTTTTGATCTCATCTTTAGGGATGGCTATCGGGGTAGGCGGAAGTTCTATTATTTCAAGAGCTTTAGGCGCTAAAGAACCTGAAAAAGCAAGAAACACCTTTGGCAACCAGCTAACCATGACTCTTGTTTTAGCTGTCGTTTCTGTAACGATCGGTTACTTATTTTCAGATAAGGTTCTTGTTCTGTTTGGTGCTAACGGGGCAATCCTTAAGCCTGCCCGGGAATTTTATTTTCCCGTTTTGTTCGGAGTTCCCTTTTTAGCGCTTTGCATGACAGGAAACACTGTGATCCGTGCTGAAGGAAAACCAAAATTTGCCATGTATGCCATGCTAATACCTGCTTTTGGAAATCTAATTCTTGACATTCTTTTTATTAAGGTTTTGAATTATGGTATTTTCGGTGCAGCCTTGGCTACTTCAATTTCTTATTTTTTATGTTTCATATTCATCTTATGGTTTTTCATTGCCAAATCAGAAATCAGAATTTCAACTTCGCATCTTATACTTAAAGGAAAAATAGTTCAGGAAATTTCATCATTAGGCTTCGTTACTTTTGCACGTCAAGGGGTTGTAAGTCTTCTGGCTATTATTGTTAACACTACTTTATTTGTGCACTCAGGAGAAGCAGGCGTTACTATTTATGGTATTATCAACCGAATGCTTATGTTTGCTTTATTTCCTATTTTAGGCATTACACAAGGCTTCTTGCCTGTTGCGGGTTATAATTTTGGCGCTCAACAATTTGCCAGAGTTAAACAATCCATTTATTATTCTGTAATTTCCGCTTCAGTTTTAGCCAGCATCATTTTCTTAGGGATTTTTGTTTTTTCTGAATCTATCATTCGGATATTTACGACTGATGAAACCATTATACACAGTTCTTCTGATGCTTTGCGATGGGTTTTTGCTGTTACCCCTATTATTGCTATCCAATTGATCGGCGCTGCATACTTTCAGGCTATCGGTAAAGCGATCCCCGCTTTATTATTGACATTGACCAAGCAAGGTTTCTTCTTAATACCGTTAGTTTTAATTTTACCGAAATATTTCGATACTTTTGGGGTATGGCTTGCTTTTCCGATATCTGATTTTCTGGCTACAATAGTCACCGGATATTTTTTGAGAAAAGAAATTATAGCTACACTTAACAAATCGTAA
- a CDS encoding sensor histidine kinase, whose translation MTDWFSIKRLSLRTRIFFSMILLTLIASVLIAGVSIYQFRKEAKVYHQDRLERKENSILEHINYVLQTTTYPLTTENIPYIFKEKIFELSDIHSMEINFYDLEGNLLVSSKAVFKLDSVQPKINKATLQILRNSLEKRYIEFTTRDGQQFRSSYSYIKDTKFKPLAILNLPYEEDTTFYDNEIKNFLIRFGQVYILMFLIAIILSYFLSSYITQSLKIISDKIRETNFNQLNQKIELEAGSKEINLLIQSYNNMVDQLEASATKLAQSQREQAWREMAKQVAHEIKNPLTPMRLTVQSFQRKFNENDPDIKQKLDDFTKTLIQQIDTMSSVASAFSNFASMPAQQNETLDIVKVIKLTLEIFNEDYIEFQSSTEKIVTKLDRTQLIRIITNLVKNGIQAIPEEQENKKVLIAVTQESDSVLIKVQDNGKGIPEENKPYVFEPKFTTKSSGMGLGLAIIKNIIENYNGTITFESEENKGTIFYVHLPITE comes from the coding sequence ATGACTGATTGGTTTAGCATAAAAAGGTTATCATTGCGTACGAGAATTTTTTTCTCCATGATCTTGTTGACTTTGATTGCTTCTGTTTTAATTGCCGGAGTTTCTATCTATCAATTTCGCAAAGAAGCCAAAGTTTACCATCAAGATCGGTTAGAGCGCAAAGAGAACTCTATTTTAGAACATATCAATTATGTTCTGCAAACCACAACTTACCCGCTGACGACTGAAAATATCCCCTATATTTTTAAAGAAAAGATCTTTGAGCTATCTGATATCCACAGTATGGAAATCAACTTTTATGATTTGGAAGGAAATCTTTTGGTTTCTTCGAAAGCCGTTTTTAAACTGGATAGTGTTCAACCTAAGATCAATAAAGCCACACTACAAATCTTACGAAATTCTTTAGAAAAACGCTATATTGAATTTACTACTCGTGACGGACAACAATTTCGATCGTCCTACTCTTATATCAAAGATACCAAATTTAAACCTTTGGCTATTTTAAACCTTCCTTATGAAGAGGATACTACTTTTTATGATAATGAGATCAAGAACTTTCTGATCCGGTTTGGTCAGGTTTATATCTTAATGTTTTTGATTGCTATCATTTTATCTTATTTCTTATCAAGTTATATCACTCAATCCTTAAAGATCATCAGTGATAAAATAAGAGAAACTAATTTTAATCAGTTGAATCAAAAGATTGAGCTGGAAGCCGGAAGCAAAGAGATCAATCTACTGATACAGTCCTACAACAACATGGTAGATCAATTGGAGGCCAGCGCTACAAAATTGGCTCAAAGCCAAAGAGAACAAGCCTGGCGTGAAATGGCAAAACAAGTTGCCCACGAGATTAAAAATCCGTTGACTCCAATGCGTTTAACAGTTCAGAGCTTTCAGCGTAAGTTTAATGAAAACGATCCTGACATTAAGCAAAAATTAGATGATTTTACTAAAACACTCATTCAGCAAATAGATACCATGAGTTCAGTAGCCAGTGCTTTTTCTAATTTTGCTTCTATGCCGGCGCAGCAAAATGAAACATTAGATATCGTTAAGGTAATCAAACTGACTCTGGAGATCTTCAATGAAGACTATATTGAATTTCAATCCTCAACAGAGAAGATCGTTACTAAATTAGACAGAACCCAACTTATCCGCATCATCACTAATTTAGTTAAAAACGGTATTCAGGCTATACCGGAAGAACAGGAAAATAAAAAAGTACTGATTGCCGTAACACAGGAGAGCGACTCTGTTTTGATTAAAGTACAGGACAACGGAAAGGGAATACCGGAAGAAAACAAGCCTTATGTTTTTGAACCTAAATTCACTACTAAATCAAGCGGAATGGGTTTAGGATTGGCTATCATTAAAAACATTATTGAAAATTATAACGGAACTATTACCTTTGAAAGTGAAGAAAACAAAGGAACAATATTTTATGTTCATTTACCTATAACTGAATAA
- a CDS encoding TrkH family potassium uptake protein, which translates to MERESLLNYIYRFFDLIVLLFIVFDFGYDFEENFNTPHVIGLIILTFGLLGFNVFKFYKYNYKSNIKLALVNIVLLTSLLIISGVLAVVNNDFSTHYVLQKIKPVLEGGLIFYFLLRLMVFVRHIYDIYFNPAIVFVGSFVILALSGAFLMMLPSATTNGITFTNALFTATSAVCVTGLAVVDTANDFTIVGQSIILVLIQLGGIGILTFTSFFAFFFRGSSSFREGLNTRDFIAHEGLKDVFRAALNVVIFTLSVEIIGAIFIYTSILKTATIENKLYFSIFHSVSAFCNAGFSILSSGLYDEHIRFNYYFQWIIMILIVFGGLGHNIIFNFYQYIKTYVTEFFDKKIVHKDVKIITLNSKIVIYTTTVLLVSGWIFLFFSEYNNTMEAHRTFFGKITTAAFNSVTPRTAGFNVIDFSQMTVPSLLFVIFLMWIGASPASTGGGIKTSTFALATLNILAIARGKERIQIFGRRISSESTSRAFAILCISLIVIGIAIMALLILEPQGTPLLTVAFECFSAYSTVGLSLNFTPTLSEPSKYVIIAVMFIGRIGMLNLMIGILRQINHQFYQYPKENILIN; encoded by the coding sequence ATGGAAAGAGAATCTTTACTCAATTATATATATCGATTTTTTGATCTTATTGTTCTCCTTTTCATAGTGTTTGATTTTGGTTATGACTTTGAAGAAAACTTCAACACTCCCCATGTCATAGGATTAATTATTCTGACTTTCGGTTTACTGGGATTTAATGTCTTTAAGTTTTACAAATACAATTACAAAAGCAATATCAAATTAGCTTTAGTGAATATTGTACTTTTAACTTCTTTGTTAATTATTTCCGGAGTCTTAGCCGTTGTCAATAACGATTTTAGTACCCATTACGTTTTACAAAAAATAAAACCGGTCTTGGAAGGAGGTCTGATCTTTTATTTCCTCCTGAGATTAATGGTTTTTGTGCGCCATATTTACGATATTTATTTTAACCCGGCGATTGTATTTGTAGGAAGTTTTGTGATTCTGGCATTAAGCGGAGCTTTTTTAATGATGTTGCCCAGTGCTACAACAAACGGAATTACTTTTACCAATGCATTATTCACAGCAACCAGTGCCGTTTGTGTAACGGGTCTGGCTGTAGTAGATACCGCTAATGATTTTACTATTGTAGGACAGTCTATCATTTTAGTTCTTATTCAGTTAGGAGGAATCGGAATCTTAACATTCACTTCATTCTTTGCTTTCTTCTTCAGAGGTAGTTCTTCTTTTAGAGAAGGTTTGAACACACGTGACTTTATTGCTCATGAGGGTTTAAAAGATGTATTCAGAGCGGCATTAAATGTGGTGATCTTTACTTTATCAGTTGAAATAATCGGAGCTATATTTATTTATACATCCATACTAAAAACAGCAACAATAGAGAATAAATTATATTTTTCTATATTCCATTCCGTCTCAGCATTCTGTAATGCCGGATTTTCCATTTTATCATCCGGACTTTATGACGAACACATCCGTTTCAATTATTATTTCCAATGGATCATAATGATATTGATTGTTTTCGGAGGATTAGGACACAATATCATATTCAACTTTTACCAATATATTAAAACTTACGTCACAGAATTTTTTGATAAAAAAATTGTTCATAAAGACGTTAAGATCATTACACTGAATTCTAAAATTGTAATTTATACGACAACAGTATTGTTGGTTTCCGGTTGGATATTTTTATTCTTTTCTGAATACAACAATACAATGGAAGCTCACCGAACCTTTTTCGGAAAAATAACAACAGCAGCTTTTAACTCAGTAACACCCAGAACGGCAGGTTTCAATGTGATCGATTTTAGCCAGATGACGGTTCCTTCTTTGTTGTTTGTGATCTTCCTGATGTGGATCGGAGCCTCGCCGGCATCGACCGGGGGTGGTATAAAAACCAGTACGTTTGCCTTGGCCACCTTAAATATTTTGGCCATAGCCAGAGGAAAAGAACGCATTCAGATCTTCGGTAGAAGGATTTCAAGTGAATCCACTTCCAGAGCGTTTGCTATTTTATGTATTTCCTTAATTGTAATAGGAATAGCGATTATGGCACTACTGATTTTAGAGCCACAAGGGACGCCTCTTTTAACAGTAGCATTTGAATGTTTCTCAGCTTATAGTACAGTTGGATTGAGTTTGAATTTTACACCTACATTATCAGAACCCAGTAAGTATGTCATTATTGCGGTCATGTTTATAGGTAGAATAGGTATGCTGAACTTAATGATAGGAATCTTACGTCAGATCAACCATCAGTTTTATCAGTATCCGAAAGAAAATATTTTGATTAACTAA
- a CDS encoding CopD family protein yields MEYNYIKALHLIFVVTWFAGLFYIVRLFVYHAEAKDKSQPEQDILMKQYQLMEYRLWYIITWPSAVLASIFAFWMLFFTEAGKIWLQMPWMHVKLFFVFLLYLYHLKCHQIFLQLQKNEIKHSSSFFRLWNEGATIILFAVVFLVILKSAINWIFGVIGIILFSVLLMIGFKLYKKIRERNEKNND; encoded by the coding sequence ATGGAATACAATTATATAAAAGCGCTACATCTTATTTTTGTCGTAACCTGGTTTGCCGGACTCTTCTATATTGTCAGGCTGTTTGTATATCATGCAGAAGCAAAAGATAAATCTCAACCGGAACAAGATATTTTAATGAAACAATACCAATTAATGGAATACCGTTTGTGGTATATCATTACATGGCCCAGTGCTGTTCTGGCAAGTATTTTTGCTTTTTGGATGTTATTTTTTACAGAAGCGGGAAAAATCTGGTTACAAATGCCATGGATGCATGTTAAACTCTTTTTTGTTTTTTTACTGTATCTATACCATTTGAAATGCCATCAAATCTTTTTGCAATTGCAAAAAAATGAGATAAAGCATTCTTCTTCATTCTTCAGACTATGGAATGAGGGAGCAACGATCATCTTATTTGCTGTTGTTTTTTTAGTGATTTTAAAAAGTGCCATTAACTGGATTTTTGGTGTTATCGGGATTATTTTATTTTCCGTTTTATTAATGATAGGATTTAAACTCTATAAAAAGATAAGAGAGCGTAACGAAAAAAACAATGACTGA
- the hemA gene encoding glutamyl-tRNA reductase gives MNNSNTNKPLSFYVVGLSYKKADAEMRGKFSLDEKAKNDLLQQAKTEHIDSLVTISTCNRTEIYGFAQHPFQLIKLLCDNSQGSVEDFQRVAYVYKNREAIDHIFRVGTGLDSQILGDFEIISQIKQGFVDSKKESLANAYLERLTNAVIQASKRVKNETEISSGATSVSFAAVQYIMNNIPDIGNKRILLFGTGKIGRNTCENLVKHTKNDHIVLINRTKEKAEKIAGKFNLIVKDYADLQVEIQNADVLVVATGAQNPTVDAAILNLKKPLLILDLSIPKNVNEDVRNIDGVTLIHMDHLSQITDETLEKRKQHIPAAEKIITEVADEFAGWTKARKFAPTIHSLKEKLADIKKAELNYQRKKFENFNEEQAEIISNRIIQKITTHFANHLKDEDTMVDESIQWIEKVFRLNNN, from the coding sequence ATGAACAACAGTAATACAAATAAGCCCTTGAGCTTTTATGTTGTAGGACTAAGCTATAAAAAAGCAGATGCTGAAATGAGAGGGAAATTTAGCTTAGACGAAAAAGCTAAAAATGATTTATTACAGCAGGCAAAAACTGAACATATAGATAGTTTAGTAACTATATCTACTTGTAACCGTACAGAAATTTATGGTTTCGCTCAACATCCGTTTCAATTAATAAAACTACTTTGTGATAATAGCCAGGGATCTGTTGAAGACTTTCAGCGAGTGGCTTATGTGTATAAAAATAGAGAGGCTATTGATCATATTTTTAGAGTAGGAACGGGTTTAGATAGTCAGATTTTAGGTGATTTTGAGATCATTTCACAGATCAAACAAGGGTTTGTAGACAGTAAAAAGGAAAGTTTGGCAAATGCTTATCTGGAACGATTGACCAATGCAGTTATTCAGGCGAGTAAAAGAGTGAAAAACGAAACTGAGATCAGCTCCGGAGCCACATCCGTTTCATTTGCAGCCGTACAATACATCATGAACAATATTCCGGATATCGGAAACAAGAGAATTTTACTTTTCGGAACCGGTAAGATCGGACGAAATACATGTGAGAATCTGGTAAAGCACACCAAAAATGATCATATTGTTTTAATCAACCGAACCAAAGAAAAAGCAGAAAAGATTGCCGGGAAGTTCAATTTGATTGTAAAAGATTATGCTGACTTACAGGTTGAAATTCAGAATGCGGATGTATTGGTCGTAGCAACAGGGGCACAAAACCCTACGGTTGATGCTGCTATTCTGAATTTAAAGAAACCTTTACTGATTTTAGATCTGTCTATTCCTAAAAATGTAAATGAAGATGTTCGAAACATTGATGGAGTGACTTTGATACACATGGATCACCTTTCTCAAATTACAGATGAAACCTTAGAAAAGCGAAAACAGCATATTCCGGCAGCAGAAAAGATCATTACAGAAGTTGCCGATGAATTTGCAGGATGGACCAAAGCCAGAAAATTTGCCCCAACCATTCATTCATTGAAAGAAAAATTAGCCGATATCAAAAAGGCTGAACTGAATTACCAAAGAAAAAAGTTCGAAAACTTCAACGAAGAACAAGCAGAAATTATCAGTAATCGTATTATTCAAAAGATAACCACACATTTTGCCAATCATCTTAAGGATGAAGACACAATGGTTGATGAGAGCATTCAGTGGATAGAGAAAGTCTTTCGGTTAAATAACAATTAA
- a CDS encoding helix-turn-helix transcriptional regulator has product MSSFEEIKIEPDLTMLRFQNDSDFKEHFEKQVKIGFIQFHFNVKGKGKFIFNQGTYALELKEESSLLLYNPQKELPLHLELAPKSWVVSVLISIKRFHTLFSNDAEKIPFLSPDNLEKKYYGEEDISPSMAIVLNQIFNYNQNSSLKNLYLKGKCYELMSLYFNKNEDPSAENCPFLIDEENVLKIKKAKEIVINRLAEPPGLQELADEVGLSLKKLKVGFKQIYGDSVFNFLFDYKMEVARKMLDSGSYNVNEVGLKVGYSTSSHFITAFKKKFGITPKKYLLNLNVNS; this is encoded by the coding sequence ATGAGTTCATTTGAAGAAATAAAAATAGAACCGGATTTAACCATGTTGCGTTTTCAGAATGATTCTGATTTTAAAGAACATTTTGAAAAACAGGTAAAAATTGGCTTCATACAATTTCACTTTAATGTGAAAGGCAAAGGGAAATTCATATTCAACCAAGGCACTTATGCCTTAGAACTAAAAGAGGAATCTTCGTTATTACTCTATAATCCGCAAAAAGAGCTTCCTCTGCACTTAGAACTTGCCCCGAAATCATGGGTCGTATCTGTTTTAATATCAATAAAACGTTTCCATACATTATTCTCTAACGATGCCGAAAAAATACCTTTTTTAAGTCCGGATAACTTAGAAAAAAAATACTATGGAGAGGAAGACATTAGCCCTTCAATGGCTATTGTTTTAAACCAGATCTTTAATTACAATCAAAACTCGTCCCTGAAAAACCTATATTTAAAAGGAAAATGTTATGAGTTGATGAGTTTGTATTTTAATAAAAATGAAGATCCATCGGCTGAAAATTGTCCGTTTCTCATTGATGAAGAAAATGTATTAAAAATTAAAAAAGCTAAAGAAATAGTCATCAATCGCTTAGCAGAGCCTCCCGGATTACAGGAACTGGCAGATGAAGTAGGATTATCTCTAAAAAAACTAAAAGTAGGCTTTAAACAAATTTACGGCGATAGCGTTTTCAATTTTTTATTTGATTATAAAATGGAAGTGGCTCGTAAGATGCTTGATTCCGGATCTTATAATGTTAACGAAGTGGGACTAAAAGTGGGCTATAGTACTTCCAGTCATTTTATTACAGCATTTAAGAAAAAGTTCGGGATAACCCCAAAAAAATATCTATTGAATCTAAATGTCAATTCATAA